TATCGGGATGGTGCCTCTGTCATTGCAGGGCGGGGAAATGTGGAGGCCTATGGCAAACTGCATTATGTCGGGGCTGATGTTTGCCACCGTCATTACGCTGATCCTATGTCCTGTTCTGTATTCAGTATTCTTCAGGCAGAGTTTTAAGAACTACACATGGGATTCTGGCGTAATTGCAAAGGGAAGTGACGTTTAGTTTATGAGATGCTCTGAGGGACTATCTGTTTAAGTTTAATTGTAATAAAAATAAATAAAAGCGCAGCATTAGATTAATGCTGCGCTTTTTTAGTGGGATCAAATAACAATGAATTAATTTACATTATGCTATGTTTTTTGAAGGATCTGCTGAATGGCATCAACCAAGTGCTTTGGAGTTGATGCTCCCGCAGTCAGGCCAATTTTATTCGCCCCTTTCAGGTCATCAAGGGGAAGTTCACTTGCAACCTCAACGTGTGTACATTTTGTTCCAGCAGCTTCCACAACTTGAACAAGTCTGCGAGTGTTACCGCTGATACGACCGCCTACAACGATCATATGGTCTACTTCGCTTGAAAGCGTGATAGCTTCTTCCTGACGCTGACGGGTGGCATCGCATATGGAGTTCAGTACGATTACATCCAACCCTTTTTTCTCGAGTATCTGGATAATGTCTTCGTAAATAATCCGGTCTTGAGTGGTCTGTGCTGCAAGGCAATACTTGCGGTTCGTATCCAGTTTGATAGCTTCGAGTTCTTCTATGCTGTCAAATAGGTGCGTACCTGATGGGGCGTAGCTTAAAAGTCCCTTTACTTCAGGATGGCTGTCTTCTCCGTAGAGTAGCAAAACTCGTCCGTCTGTGGTGTTACGTTTAATAAGAAGTTGAGCTTTTTTAACTTTCGGGCAGGTTGCATCTATTACATTTATGCCCCGTTCGCGTAGCTCTTCTTCAACGCTTTGCGGAACACCGTGTGCGCGAATGACTGCATAAGCGCCGGTAGGTATTTCATTTGCTAAATCGGCTGTTATCACACCCTGTTTTTCATATTCTTCGAGTACCTGAGGGTTATGAATGATTGGTCCTAAAATGTATATTGAACCGCGATCTCTACTTTCGATTAGAGAATCCAGCTTGTTGAGGGCCAGATCAACACCCATGCAAAATCCAGCGGTTTCAGCTCTTACAACTTTATCCATTATTTAAACTCTCCTTTTAAAACAGGAATTTTAATTACATCTGTTTTATTCACGAAAATGATGTGATTAAATCTACAGGGCAATGATGGATTTTGCAACTTTGTTCTAATTCTTCAAAATAGGGCGTAACCCATTGACCGCAGAAGGCAAGCAGAGTATTTTCCTAAGTTAAATTAATAGGAATAAACGTTTGTAAAATTTAGTGGAGCTTTGTTAAAGATGAGTTCTGATATTCTTGGAAAATATAAGTCAAAAATTGCAGATGCTTATGACCTGCATCGCAAATTCGTAAACCCTCAGTTTGTTAGGGTTTTGGAAGTAATTGGCTATGATCGCAATTATTGCGGGGCTGAGGGAGCCTACTTAACCGATGCTAAAGGGGTTAAGGTTCTCGATTTTTTGGCAGGATTCGGTGTTTATAATATAGGGAGAAACCATCCCTATGTTGCTGAAGTGCTGCATGAAATTATTGATGCTAAAACAGCCAGCCTTGTACAGATGGATCTTGGTGTTCTGTCCGGCATGCTTGCTGAAAAACTGGCAGCCCTTGCTCCCGGTGATTTGGAAGCTGTGTTTTTCACAAATTCAGGAACCGAAAGTGTCGAAGGCGCTCTGAAATTTGCGCGGCAGGCTACAGGTCGGCATAAGGTGGTTCATTGTGATCACGGGTTTCATGGTCTGACTCTTGGTTCCCTTTCCGTAAATGGTAATAAGGAGTTCAGGGGAAGAAATGAACCTTTACTGCCGGATTGCACGCCTGTTCCATTCAACGACCTGAACGCACTTGAGAGAGCTCTTTCTGGTGGTGATGTAGGGGCATTTATCTTCGAAACAGTTCAGGGTAAAGGCGTTTTTGTGCCAGACGAAGGGTACCTGCAGGGCGCGCGTGACCTTTGTGACCGCTATGGAACTCTGATGATTGCTGACGAAGTCCAGTGCGGACTTGGTAGAACAGGAAAGATGTTTGCTGTGGATCACTGGGGCGTTAAGCCTGATATACTGGTTATTTCCAAAGCTCTTTCCGGAGGATTTATTCCTGTCGGGGCAATCATTACCACCCGCGCTATTCATTCTAAAATTTTCGATTCAATGGAAAGGTGCTTTGCACATTCCAATACTTTCGGCCAGAACGATTTGGCTATGGCTGCGGGTCTTGCCACGATAGAAATTCTTGAGAAAGAAAATCTATTGGAAAATGCCACTAAAACTGGTGATAGAATTATTGAAGGGATGCGGAAGTTAGCAGATAAATATGAAATGCTGACTGAGGTCCGCGGTATGGGGCTTATGATCGGAATGCAGTTTGGTGAGCCTAAGTCTTTAGGTCTTAAGGCAAGCTGGAAGCTGTTGCATAAAATGAATGATGAGTTGTTCTGCCAGATGATAACTATGCCACTCTTAGAGAAGCATAATATCTTAAGTCAGGTCGCGGGTCATGGTCTTGATACCGTCAAAATACTTCCTCCTTTGATGATCAATGATGATGATGTGGATAAATTCCTGACTGCAATGGATTCAGTATTGAAAGAAGCGCACAAGCTTACTGGTTCCGGTTGGAAAACAGTTAAAGATTTAGGCATTCGTACAGCTCGTACTTCCTAGCCTCTCAACATATTGAAAAGCCCCGATTAAAGATTGCTGTTTCGGGCGTAATTTTGTGGATATATTCAAAAAAATTCAGAATTTTTTGATTCTTGTTCTGTGGCGTATGGTTCGTTCATACCCTGGAACAATAGTCATTTGCGGGCTTGTTTTAGCCATTGTTTGTACTGTTTCCTCTGCGATGTTCCTGACGCTGGATAATGATCAGGACAACCTTCTTTCTCACGAGCTTCCTTTTCAGAAGCGGAATCTCGCACAGATTAAAAATTTCGGTGATCAGGAATATATGTTCGTGGTTATTGAAACTGGCGGAACTGAATCCGGTAAGGAACAGGCCGCTCTTTTTGCGTCCTCTCTTGCGGGAAAGCTCGAAGATAAAAAAGACGTAATTCACGAAGTTCATTACGCCATGTCTGCAAAAGATATGGGGCCGGGCGTGCTTATGTTCGCCTCAGAAGATGAAATTCGTGAGTTTGTGGAGCTTTCTCAAAATATAGCACCTTTGGGGCGTGAGTGGTTTAATGGTCCCGGTCTAGCAACTTTTCTCGATATGACAGCTGGTTTGCTGAGCGGTAAAAGTGATATGGGCGGCTCTGCCGGGGCTGACATGTTTGTCCCTACCATGAGCGCTCTTGATTCACTCCTCGGAGAGATGAAGTCCTCCCTTATCGAAGGGGTGGTCGCAAGCGGAAAGTCCTCTCAAATTTTGGGGCTAAACGAGGTTGGTAAGCAATATTTTTATACCAAGAATGGCCGCCTTCTCATTATGCGAATTCTGCCCAAAAAAGATTACGCAGAAATGGGGGTTATCGGTCAGGCTCTTAAAGTTGTTCGCGTTGCTTTAAATCAGACCCGCGAAGAATTTCCAGAGATCAGTGCAGGGCTTACAGGTCGCCCTGTTTTGTCTGCTGACGAAATGAGCACCACAGATAAGGATATGACCATAGCCGCTATCATATCTATTTTAGTGGTGGGATTGCTGTTCACGATTATTCTTCATGGCTGGCTGAGGCCCGCACTGGTTATGTTTTCTCTTTTCTGCGCCATGGCATGGACCTTCGGTTTTGCGTTGGTCACCCTTGGAAGTCTCAACCTCCTTTCTATTGTTTTTGCGCTAGTTCTTGTTGGTATTGGTGTAGATTTCGGTATTCATGTCGTTTTGCGCTATATTGAGGGTGTTGCCGCTGGTTTGTCTCCCGAGAAAGCCGTAGAAGAATCATTGCTACAGACTGGTCCGGGAGTGCTTCTTGGAGGCATAACCTCTGTTTGTGCTTTCTATGCTGTGCTTGGTCAGGAATTTATTGGACTTGCTGAGCTAGGACTTATTGGCGGAACAGGGATTATTTTTTGCCTTATTTCTATGCTGACTGTCCTACCGTCACTTTTGCTTTTGGCTGGCAGGCGCAATATGTTTCCTTCTTCGCAGCCGCGCATGACAACAATGCCTTTTATGGAAAAGATTATTTCTCGTCCTGTAAAGGTCCTTCTTGTTATTGTAGCGTTATCTGCTCTTGCATATCCCGGAATTCAAAAAGCAGGCTTTAATTATAATCTTTTGGATCTTCAGGCTAAAGGGCTTGAGTCCGTTGAATATGAGCATAAGTTAATTAAGGAATCTGACGAATCGACATGGTTTGCTGTAATGACTAGACCGGATATTGAGGGGGTGCGAAACCTTACTGCTGAGCTTAAAAAGATTCCGTCTATTGGAAGAGTTGATTCTATTTTAAATTATATTCCTAAAGAGCAAGCTTCCAAAGCGGCCATTCTAAAACAAGAGGCTAATTCCTTAGATGGTTTAAATTTCTCTGCAAAGCCTATTTTAATAGAGTCTGATCAAGTTTTGGATTCTTTGGAAAATCTCACTGAATCTCTGGAAGATCTTGAGGAGAAGCTGTTTTCAGCCGGGGCAAAAGAAGAACTTAAAATTATTTCTGCGCTTCTGGATAAAGCTTTTGCATGTAGTGATATAATTGAAAAGAGTCCGTCACTGGCACAGAAGCTTATCCCCATCCAAAATCAGTTAGTCAGTGAACTTTCAGAGGCGTTTTCGTGGCTTAAAAATGTTTTGGCTGTTGAGTCCGTTACGCCACAAGATTTGCCTGAACATTTACGTTCATTATATATAGGCAGGGATGGGGCATTTATGATCAAAATTGCTCCTGTCGGCAACATCTGGGACTTTGACTTATTAAAATCTTTTGTAGCAGAACTCAGAGCTATTGATTCTGAAGTGACTGGCGTTCCGGTTGTTGTTTTTGAATCATCACTTCTTATGCGGAACACTTTTGTTGAGGCTGCAGGACTTACACTGGTGCTTGTCTCGCTCGTTTTGTTTCTTACATCATTTAGTATAAGCTATGTTTTACTCACTTTAGTTCCGCTGCTTGTGGGTATTTTCTGGTTACTTGAAGTTATGGGCATTACTGGACTAAGCTTTAATTTGGCTAATTTCTTCGCAATTCCGGTGCTTATCGCTATCGGAGTAGATGGCGGAGTTCATTTTCTTGCTCGTTGGAAGGAACTTTCAGATGGTGAGAGGCTTTACGATACAAGCACTCCAGTTGCTGTCGGGCTTAGTTTTTGTACGACGATGATCGGTTTTGGCGGGTTGCTACTTGCTCATCATCGCGGGCTTGCCTCACTCGGCGGAATAATGGTTGTCGGTTCGGCAACGTGTATGGTCGGGTGTATGGTTGTTTTGCCGGTAGTTTTCAAGCTGATTGAAATGTTCAAGAAGGAGCGCGGTGTATAATGTTTAAAAAAGTTATTTTACTCACATTGTTCCTGATGCTTTCAGTTGGAAGTGCCATGGGCGCAGTTGATCAACCAAATTCGCTTGATTTTGTGATTCTTGAACCCGGTCAGCCCGGTACCTCTAGCGATGCACAGCCTGTGATGGATTCCCTTGCTGAGTATATTTCAGAGAAGATAGGCAAACCCGTAAGCGGTATATATTTTAATGAACTTGAGCCTGCTCTTAAATATCTTGAAGAGAATAAGCCCGCATGGGGAATCAGTGGGTTAACTTTCTTTAAGAGTTACGCAGACAAATTTATAATGAATCCCATTGCATCAACCTTGCCGCAAGGACTTGATAAGGATATCTGGCGCGTTCTCGTTGCTGCGGAGGGACCTGATTTAGTTAATGAGATTAAAGGAACAGTGTTCGGTTCTATGCTTTATACTCCCGAAGCACGAAAAATACTTTTTGGGGAAAATGTCGTTGATGGACCGCTGGTTATTGAAGGAACATCAAGGCCTTTGCGGATGATTAGAAAGGTTAACAGAGGTAAAGCCGCTGGCGTATGCCTGAATGCTGTGCAATATTCAGTTGTTAATAGTGGTGAGCAGTTTTCGGGCATGAAAGTTGTCTATGAATCAGGTAATCTTCCGAACAGTCCGGTTGTTTGGTTTGGCAATATCAATGATGATGCATTTAAGCTTCAAGGTATTTTACTAGATATGAAAGATGATCCAGCCGCAGCGAATTTGCTCAAACTTTTGTTAACATCAGGGTTCGGTCCTGCTGACAAGGAGCTACAATGAAATTGTCTTTTCGTCTTATACTAATTGTTTTTTTTGGATTATTTTTGTCTAGCTGCGCTGCCCAGACTACTGCTCCAATGCCGGTTTATAAAGATAAGGAAGTTAGCCTTTGGAAGTCATGCACAATTAAAGATGCAGAATCTCTTGGTGCAAGCGCCAAGGATGCAGATTTACTAGAATCAATATCGTGTTACGCTTCATTGTTTGAAAGCGGAACTGTTGATAAAACTAAGTACGCCGAGGCTGGGCAAAAAGTAGCTAAGGCATATCTTACAAAAAACCCCAAAAGCGGTGTGGGACACTATCTTTATGCATATTTAGTTGGTAAACATGCCGAGCTTTCGCCCTTGAGCGGGCTTGACCTTGTGCCTGTCTTGGAGCAAGAAGCATTGCTGGCTGTTAAGCTTTCACCGGAAGTAGATTTTGCCGGACCTGATAGAATGCTCGGAGAATTGTACTTGGATGCTCCCGGCGCACCTCTTAGCGTGGGCAGTCTCAGTAAGTCTTTGAAACATTTTGAAGCAGCTGTGAAAGTAGCTCCCGATTTTTACTTGAATCATCTTGGTTATGGGGCAGCGTTGCTTGAAGATGATGATAAAAAGAATGCGTGTATACAGTTTAGCACAGCCTTAAAGAGTAAGAGTTTTAATAATAAATCATTGGAAAATGATACATATAAGAAGTTGATAGGTGCATGTCAGAAAGCACCTGCTCCTAAAAAATAATAAACCCGCTATTTATAAGCGGCAATGAGGTTAGGACTTTGGCAATTCCTGCAATTCAGATCGCAAGACTAGGTAAATATATTCTTTCCCAGACACTCAAAGGCAACAAGCATTACCCATTGGTATTAATGCTTGAGCCTCTCTTTCAGTGCAACTTGCGCTGTAAAGGATGTGGTAAAATTAACCAGTCCGCTAAAGTTTTAAATCAGCGTCTATCGTTTGATGAATGCATCGCTGCAGTTGAAGAATGCGGAGCGCCGATCGTTTCCATTCCTGGCGGAGAGCCTCTTCTACATCCTGATATGCCTGCAATTGTCAAAGAACTCGTTAAACGCAAAAAGTTTGTTTATCTTTGCACAAACGGACTTTTGATCCCTGAGCGCATCAACCAGTTTAAGCCTAGCCCTTATCTGACTTTCAATCTTCACCTTGATGGTTTGGAAGAAGTTCATGATCGCATAGTGTGTAAGCAGGGGGTATTCAGGGCTGCTGTAAATTCAATCAAATTACTCAAGTCCAAAGGATTCAGAGTAAATACCAATACAACCCTTTTCGGTGGTCAGACTCCCGAAAATGCAGCTGAATTTTTCGATTTCCTTACCGAACTAGGTGTAGATGGAATGACTCTTTCTTCAGCGTTCAGCTACGAAGCTGCCGCAGATCAGGATAGTTTCCTCACCCGCGATCAGAGTAAGAATCTTTTCCGCGAAATTTTCAGACTGGGCAAAGGCAAAAAATGGGATTTCAGTCACAGTAGCTTCTACCTAGATTTCCTCGCAGGAAATCAGAACTACTCCTGTTCTCCTTGGGGGAACCCTTGTCGCTCAGTACACGGTTGGCAGCGTCCATGCTACTTACTCGAAGACGGTTTCGTACCAACATACAAGGAACTCATTGAGCAGACAGACTGGGATAAGTACGGAGTTGGAAATGATCCACGCTGTGCTAACTGCATGGTTCATTGTGGATTCGAACCTACCGCCGTTGCTGATTCAGTAAAACGTCCTATTAAGGGAGCTATGCTTGCGCTTAAAGGGATTAATTTAGATTAAGTTTATGCCTCCGGCTGGCAAAGAACCTTTTTTAAAAAAGCTCTTTGCGCTCTCCAAATCTTTTTAGTTGGGGATGAGTTGGGATCATAATAATTAGGTTTAGGAAGTAATTATTAAAAAACCGCTAGAGAGATTCTCTAGCGGTTTTTTTTGTTATTTTTGATATTGTAGACTTAATATTCCGGTTTTGTTATATATATTGCATGAATAAAGCTATATCTTCTCATGAATCTATTCAGGTCTGTTTTACCGCTAGTGTTGAACTTCCTTACGATTTGCGCTTTAGATTTCCAGTCCTCGATTGGACGTCAAGTCTTGTCTCCACATCTGGCGGCAATCAAAAGGAAAGCGACGCTCTGCGTCTCGCCCTGGAAGAGACGCTGACTTTTTTAATATCCGCATATCCTGATGCACAGGATAAAGACATGCTCCGCGTTAATTTTCAATTGAAAAAAGATGGAATGGCAACTGTTACCATTGTGAATGGCGGACCTCCTATCCATCTGAATAGAATCCCGAATTATGATCCACTCAATCCAGAAAAATGTGAGCTTGGCGGGTTGTGGTTATATTTAACTCAAAATTTTGTAGACCGTTTAGAGTTCAACAATCTCGGACTAGCTGGTTGGCAAATCGTAGTTGGTAAGCTTCTCTCAAATCCATCATTTGAGAAAGAGAGCGTCGAGGATGATCTGAATGACAATAAAATTAATTTAAGCCTAAGGTTTGCCACACCAGATGATGCACCTCAGCTTGTGGATTTAACTTACGACACATATGGATATGAATATACAGGTGAATTTTTCTATTACGAATCGCAGCTTAGGGAAGTGATTGAAGGGGGTGACGTAACAGTCATTATCGCAGAAAATGGCGAAACTATTGCTGGAAGCATAGCTTTCTTCTTGTTTGCAGAAAAGCCCCATTTAGCCGAGACGGGGGCGCTGATGGTCAAGCACTCTTATAGGCATACGCGTGCTATTGCATACATGATGAAAGAGATAAATCGTTATATCACTGAAAATTTGCTTGGTGTGGATGTTTACAGCTCCACATGTGTCACCACTAGCACAACCTCGCAAAAGATCGGGAAAAAGTTGAAATATTATCCTTTTTCCTTGCTTTTAAACATGGGATGTCAACGAAAAGATGTCGGGCGATATTCTTGGATGACCCTTTTTGCTCTCACAAAATTTACTGTCCCAGTAACTAATATGCGTATCTATTTGCCGGAGCAACATCATGAGATCGTGCATGCTTTATTTGATCAAGCAGAAATTTACCCAGAGATTATTAATGAAACAAGCAAAGAGTTTCCGAAGGAAACAACATTTTATTTATATAAAATAGCTACCTTGAAATCTGTTAGTATCACATTTCAACAGCTCGGTCGGGATTGGATTTCTAAGTTGCGCAAAACAATATTTAGTTTACGTTGTGAAGGCAGCTTGGCATTTACGGTCTATTTTTCTGCGTGCAGCCCACTCCCGCCAAATCTGGATAAAGAAATGGTCCAATTCAGCGGAATATTTGTAGGAGTTAGCCCCATATCCGCCGATGAATGTTATCTAGTGTATAGTATTTTGGTCGATGGAGTAGACTTCGATAACATTCAGGTTATAGGCTCACGCGGGCAAGAGCTCAAAGAGCATATCCGAGGGCTGTATAACAAGCACATCAAAGAATAGAATCGCTTTTGGCCATCCTGAAAAAAGAACTTTCAGCGCTTGGCACAAGTAAATAGCATACCACTCAACAACCTTACCTAAAATTGCTTCCCGATAAAAAGTTTTGGGATTTTTAAACCCTTTTCGCAAAAGGGTTTAAGCCGCCGGAGGCATCCTTTCATCAAACAAATATCCTACCTAAACTTTTTAAAGCTTTGGAGTAGTCCATACCCATTGGGATTAGTTCGAAGATTAGAGAAGGGCGATTGGCTATGGCTTTTAAAATTGGTTTGAGTTTGGTTTTACCGCTCGAATCAACTCCGTCTAATGATTCTGAGGGGATTGCTCTAGTTGATGCGTCGCTTATGGCGCGGATGCAGGCGAATGGAATTCCTGCTTTAGTGGCGGCTTCTGCTACAGCGATGCTTTCCATATCTGCGGCCAAAGCGCCAGTTCTGTCGTGAAGCGATGTTTTCTCTTTCGGTGTAAGTACTGGCTTTGGAACTGTCACCATCGGGCCGGAAGGAATTTTTCCATAGGCCGGTAGTAGTGAGGTAGATAGATCCACATCTCTTTCGGATTTATGCCACGGATTGTGATTGGCCAGTTCCGAGTGGATGGTTGATGCCGCCAGAAGATCTCCCGCCGCGGGGCCGTGTGCAAGCCCGCCAGATACACCCGCGCTGAGTATAAGATCTGGATTTTTTTGTGCTAGTAGTGTTGCGGCCTCGGAGGTTTGCTCTGCGCCTATGCCCGAAATTACGCATAGAAAGCGGTTTCCGCCAGGTAATATCCCCGATAGTAGCTCAAATTTACCTAGCTTACTTTTTTCGGAAACAGGGCATATGGCACTAGCTTCCTGTTCCATTGCAGCTACAATTCCAATTAATTTATTTGACATAGTGGATCCTTTTTTACCGATGTAACAGTAGGATAGATTAGAATTGGCATATGGTAAAGAGGGGGGATGCCTCCGGCGGCTTGAACCCTTTTGGGAAAAGGGTTCAAGACTCCCAAAACTTTTTAACGAGGTTGAGTATGGGGTTTTTGCCGAATTTTATTTAGCGTTTTGCTAGTATTTTTATAATTAATTTAGCTCATTGCAGTTTGTTCTAGCCAGAACAACAAGACCCTGATGATTTCTTTTTATCATCTTTCTTCTCGTCATCTGCTGCGAAGTTTTTGAGTCCTTCGGCCAAGGCTATCAGGCGTGCGTTGACTTTGCCGTACATGGAATCTTTTGGGTAACCTTTTTTAGGGGTACTTTTTCCCGCTGGTATTCCTGTTAGGATTTCGATTCCTTGGCCGATGTTTTCGACTGACCATATGTGGAATTTACCTTCTTTCACGGCCTCTACAACATCTTTGCGTAGCATTAGATCTTTCACGTTCGCTTCGGGAATCATTACCCCTTGCTTGCCTGTCAGTCCGGCGTGTTTACAGCAAAGATAGAATCCTTCGACTTTTTGGTTTACGCCGCCGATTGGTTGGACTTCGCCTTTCTGATTAACTGAGCCTGTTACTGCAATGCCCTGACTGATTGGGACATCTGCTAAACTTGAGAGTAGGGCGTACAATTCGGTTGAAGATGCTGAATCGCCGTCGATCCCGCCATATGATTGTTCGAAGGCTATACTTGCGGTGAGGGATAGTGGTTTATCTTGCGCGAATTTTTGTCTTAGGAATCCTGATAGTATGAATATTCCCTTGTTGTGAGTAGGTCCAGACATGTCGGCTTCACGTTCAATATTAATGATGCCGCCCTTACCCATGGCGGTTACAGCTGTGATTCTTGAAGGTTTACCAAAGGAATAATCGCCGAGCGAATATACGGCAAGGCCGTTGACCTGTCCTACTTCGGAGCCGTCGGTATCAACGTAGATACTACCGCGATCGATCATTTCCTGAAGTCGCTCTTCCATTTGGTTGGAGCGTTTTCTATGGGCATTGATCGCTTTATCCACGTGTTCTGATGTTACGAACTTTGAACCGTTACGTCCCGCAAAATAGTTTGCCTCGCCTAAAAGGTCTGCAAGTAGTGGGAATGCTGTGGTTATTTTTTCCTGTCGCCCAGCCATTCTTACTGCCTGCTCAATAATTGCGGCAACTCCGGACTGGTCGAAATCCATTAAATCATCTTTTTTTACCATGTTACCTATGAAACTGGCGACAGCTTTAATGGCGTCATCATCGCGGTCCATGGATGTTTCAAAGTCTGCACGCACCTTGAATATTTTAGGAACGTCTGCGTCATAGTGGCGAAGAAGTTGATAGAGATGAGGCTCTCCTAAAACAACGACTTTAACGTCCATAGCAATCGGTTCGGGTTTGAGGCCTGAAGGAGATATGAAGTAGTAGGGATCGAAGGTTTGAATTTCGATCTTTTCGGTCTTTAGAGATCTTTTAAGGGTTGGCCAGACTCCCGGCTCTACAATGGCATCCATGAGGTTGATAACCAGATAACCGCCATTTGCTTTAATGAACGAGCCCGCTTGAATTTTAGTGAAATCTGTACGCCACCCGCCGTGTCTGTCCATGACTCTTTCAATGGACCCGAACAAATTTCGGTAGGTTGGGTATGATTCAAAAATTACAGGTGGACTGGTTTGATCGGTGTTGTCCACCAGTAAGTTTACTTGGTAGGGATGGAGTATTACCTCTGCTTGTGGCGGCATGTAAGTCATTCCGCCTTGACCCTGCTGAGGTTTTGCACCGATCATCCGCAGTGAATCAAGGTCGTCGCTCATCTTTTCAAGCATTTCATCAAAATGCTTTGCTATTTTGGGAACAGTATATTTTTCTTTTAGCGTTGTTATTAAGTCTTCAGCGAGAGTCATGAACATCAATTTATCCACATCTTCGCTTTTCTTTTTTACTTCTTTTTGCAATTTACGAACTTGCAGAAGAATGCTGTCGACTTCCTCTTTGAGTTCTTTTTGCTTTTCCTTAA
This is a stretch of genomic DNA from Maridesulfovibrio frigidus DSM 17176. It encodes these proteins:
- the ispH gene encoding 4-hydroxy-3-methylbut-2-enyl diphosphate reductase; this translates as MDKVVRAETAGFCMGVDLALNKLDSLIESRDRGSIYILGPIIHNPQVLEEYEKQGVITADLANEIPTGAYAVIRAHGVPQSVEEELRERGINVIDATCPKVKKAQLLIKRNTTDGRVLLLYGEDSHPEVKGLLSYAPSGTHLFDSIEELEAIKLDTNRKYCLAAQTTQDRIIYEDIIQILEKKGLDVIVLNSICDATRQRQEEAITLSSEVDHMIVVGGRISGNTRRLVQVVEAAGTKCTHVEVASELPLDDLKGANKIGLTAGASTPKHLVDAIQQILQKT
- a CDS encoding aspartate aminotransferase family protein, translated to MSSDILGKYKSKIADAYDLHRKFVNPQFVRVLEVIGYDRNYCGAEGAYLTDAKGVKVLDFLAGFGVYNIGRNHPYVAEVLHEIIDAKTASLVQMDLGVLSGMLAEKLAALAPGDLEAVFFTNSGTESVEGALKFARQATGRHKVVHCDHGFHGLTLGSLSVNGNKEFRGRNEPLLPDCTPVPFNDLNALERALSGGDVGAFIFETVQGKGVFVPDEGYLQGARDLCDRYGTLMIADEVQCGLGRTGKMFAVDHWGVKPDILVISKALSGGFIPVGAIITTRAIHSKIFDSMERCFAHSNTFGQNDLAMAAGLATIEILEKENLLENATKTGDRIIEGMRKLADKYEMLTEVRGMGLMIGMQFGEPKSLGLKASWKLLHKMNDELFCQMITMPLLEKHNILSQVAGHGLDTVKILPPLMINDDDVDKFLTAMDSVLKEAHKLTGSGWKTVKDLGIRTARTS
- a CDS encoding MMPL family transporter; the protein is MDIFKKIQNFLILVLWRMVRSYPGTIVICGLVLAIVCTVSSAMFLTLDNDQDNLLSHELPFQKRNLAQIKNFGDQEYMFVVIETGGTESGKEQAALFASSLAGKLEDKKDVIHEVHYAMSAKDMGPGVLMFASEDEIREFVELSQNIAPLGREWFNGPGLATFLDMTAGLLSGKSDMGGSAGADMFVPTMSALDSLLGEMKSSLIEGVVASGKSSQILGLNEVGKQYFYTKNGRLLIMRILPKKDYAEMGVIGQALKVVRVALNQTREEFPEISAGLTGRPVLSADEMSTTDKDMTIAAIISILVVGLLFTIILHGWLRPALVMFSLFCAMAWTFGFALVTLGSLNLLSIVFALVLVGIGVDFGIHVVLRYIEGVAAGLSPEKAVEESLLQTGPGVLLGGITSVCAFYAVLGQEFIGLAELGLIGGTGIIFCLISMLTVLPSLLLLAGRRNMFPSSQPRMTTMPFMEKIISRPVKVLLVIVALSALAYPGIQKAGFNYNLLDLQAKGLESVEYEHKLIKESDESTWFAVMTRPDIEGVRNLTAELKKIPSIGRVDSILNYIPKEQASKAAILKQEANSLDGLNFSAKPILIESDQVLDSLENLTESLEDLEEKLFSAGAKEELKIISALLDKAFACSDIIEKSPSLAQKLIPIQNQLVSELSEAFSWLKNVLAVESVTPQDLPEHLRSLYIGRDGAFMIKIAPVGNIWDFDLLKSFVAELRAIDSEVTGVPVVVFESSLLMRNTFVEAAGLTLVLVSLVLFLTSFSISYVLLTLVPLLVGIFWLLEVMGITGLSFNLANFFAIPVLIAIGVDGGVHFLARWKELSDGERLYDTSTPVAVGLSFCTTMIGFGGLLLAHHRGLASLGGIMVVGSATCMVGCMVVLPVVFKLIEMFKKERGV
- a CDS encoding PhnD/SsuA/transferrin family substrate-binding protein, whose amino-acid sequence is MFKKVILLTLFLMLSVGSAMGAVDQPNSLDFVILEPGQPGTSSDAQPVMDSLAEYISEKIGKPVSGIYFNELEPALKYLEENKPAWGISGLTFFKSYADKFIMNPIASTLPQGLDKDIWRVLVAAEGPDLVNEIKGTVFGSMLYTPEARKILFGENVVDGPLVIEGTSRPLRMIRKVNRGKAAGVCLNAVQYSVVNSGEQFSGMKVVYESGNLPNSPVVWFGNINDDAFKLQGILLDMKDDPAAANLLKLLLTSGFGPADKELQ
- a CDS encoding ATP-binding protein — protein: MNKAISSHESIQVCFTASVELPYDLRFRFPVLDWTSSLVSTSGGNQKESDALRLALEETLTFLISAYPDAQDKDMLRVNFQLKKDGMATVTIVNGGPPIHLNRIPNYDPLNPEKCELGGLWLYLTQNFVDRLEFNNLGLAGWQIVVGKLLSNPSFEKESVEDDLNDNKINLSLRFATPDDAPQLVDLTYDTYGYEYTGEFFYYESQLREVIEGGDVTVIIAENGETIAGSIAFFLFAEKPHLAETGALMVKHSYRHTRAIAYMMKEINRYITENLLGVDVYSSTCVTTSTTSQKIGKKLKYYPFSLLLNMGCQRKDVGRYSWMTLFALTKFTVPVTNMRIYLPEQHHEIVHALFDQAEIYPEIINETSKEFPKETTFYLYKIATLKSVSITFQQLGRDWISKLRKTIFSLRCEGSLAFTVYFSACSPLPPNLDKEMVQFSGIFVGVSPISADECYLVYSILVDGVDFDNIQVIGSRGQELKEHIRGLYNKHIKE
- the hpnH gene encoding adenosyl-hopene transferase HpnH; the protein is MAIPAIQIARLGKYILSQTLKGNKHYPLVLMLEPLFQCNLRCKGCGKINQSAKVLNQRLSFDECIAAVEECGAPIVSIPGGEPLLHPDMPAIVKELVKRKKFVYLCTNGLLIPERINQFKPSPYLTFNLHLDGLEEVHDRIVCKQGVFRAAVNSIKLLKSKGFRVNTNTTLFGGQTPENAAEFFDFLTELGVDGMTLSSAFSYEAAADQDSFLTRDQSKNLFREIFRLGKGKKWDFSHSSFYLDFLAGNQNYSCSPWGNPCRSVHGWQRPCYLLEDGFVPTYKELIEQTDWDKYGVGNDPRCANCMVHCGFEPTAVADSVKRPIKGAMLALKGINLD